Proteins encoded together in one Zerene cesonia ecotype Mississippi chromosome 22, Zerene_cesonia_1.1, whole genome shotgun sequence window:
- the LOC119835941 gene encoding pro-resilin-like: MTCSKCSRFRDSYTHAEHPGQRSLPTQYGTPAFGSRSFNQEYSKPSEEYGVPGLRSAETYSNTRLSQKYGPPKERATPSQSYGAPTARGILDAARDVSRQYIPTARSQGYNSQLIARNAQQSSQGYGAPEARIINKNVEELSQEYGVPALRSLSDTISVPAIPSDSYGAPLQRSLDIPSEQYGAPQRSFGSNKSPSFRSSVSQTYGAPRSNYAASSKYNSFNARSQSHKISDTYGAPARSLSSQYGAPSNSFKASSYENSPSETYGVPNERSLSTEYGTPSGSLNSNAFVSSYESARSPPSSKYVAPARDAMPSDQYGVPDLTSILSSQGYDYARNALDELLNQEPANYDFGYKVNDLESGSDFGHTETRQENKAEGSYFVVLPDGSKQVVEYEADERGFKPRISVEPAESKGYDDNAADLARSGPY, from the exons ATGACCTGCAGCAAGTGTTCAAGATTCAG GGATTCATACACACATGCCGAACACCCAGGTCAACGTTCGTTGCCAACGCAATATGGAACTCCAGCTTTTGGATCTCGCTCCTTTAATCAAGAATACTCAAAGCCATCTGAAGAGTATGGTGTTCCCGGATTACGGTCCGCCGAGACATATTCAAACACACGACTTTCCCAGAAATATGGACCACCGAAAGAAAGGGCCACGCCGTCACAGAGTTATGGTGCGCCTACGGCTCGCGGTATACTGGACGCTGCACGCGACGTTTCTCGTCAGTACATACCAACTGCACGTTCCCAAGGCTACAATTCCCAATTAATTGCTAGAAACGCCCAACAGTCATCCCAAGGATACGGTGCTCCTGAAGCTAGAATAATAAACAAGAACGTGGAAGAGCTGTCTCAGGAATATGGCGTTCCTGCTTTGAGAAGTTTGTCTGATACTATTTCAGTGCCAGCCATACCTTCTGATTCTTACGGTGCTCCGCTGCAAAGATCTCTAGATATTCCTTCTGAACAATATGGTGCACCTCAGAGAAGCTTTGGCTCCAATAAGTCTCCAAGCTTCCGTTCATCTGTTTCCCAAACATATGGCGCTCCCCGCTCTAACTATGCGGCTTCTTCAAAGTACAATTCATTCAATGCTCGATCTCAAAGCCACAAAATTTCGGACACATATGGTGCTCCTGCCAGATCTTTGTCCAGTCAATACGGAGCGCCAAGCAATAGTTTTAAAGCATCTTCTTACGAAAATAGCCCCTCTGAAACATACGGAGTTCCCAATGAAAGATCATTGAGCACTGAATACGGGACACCTAGCGGTAGTTTAAACAGCAATGCATTTGTTTCATCTTATGAGTCTGCTAg gTCCCCTCCATCTTCCAAGTATGTTGCGCCAGCGCGTGATGCGATGCCTTCTGACCAGTACGGAGTTCCAGACCTGACTTCAATTCTTTCTTCCCAAGGCTATGACTATGCACGAAATGCTCTTGATGAATTGTTAAACCAG GAGCCAGCGAACTACGATTTCGGGTACAAAGTAAACGACTTGGAAAGTGGGAGTGACTTTGGACACACGGAGACGAGGCAAGAGAACAAAGCTGAAGGCTCCTATTTCGTGGTTTTGCCTGATGGATCAAAACAG gTGGTAGAATATGAAGCGGACGAGCGTGGCTTCAAGCCCAGGATCTCAGTGGAGCCAGCTGAGAGCAAGGGCTATGATGACAACGCGGCTGACCTCGCCAGATCTGGTCCCTATTAG
- the LOC119835942 gene encoding pro-resilin-like produces MFIKVFLTVSMVACVMAEPPVGDTYSHADHPGQRSLPTQYGTPAFGSRSFNQEYSPPSEEYGVPGLRSAQTYSSTRLSQKYGAPKERTTPSQSYGAPTARGILDAARDVSRQYIPAARSQGYNSQLIARNAQQSSQGYGAPEARIINKNVEELSQEYGVPALRSLSDTFSVPAIPSDSYGAPLQRSLDIPSEQYGAPQRSFGNKSPSFRSSVSQTYGAPRSNYAASSKYNSFNARSQSHKISDTYGAPARSLSSQYGAPSNSFKASSYENSPSETYGVPNERSLSTEYGAPSGSFNTNAFVSSYESARSSPSPKYGAPARDAMPSDQYGVPDLTSILSSQGYDYARNALDELLNQEPANYDFGYKVNDLESGSDFGHTETRQENKAEGSYFVVLPDGSKQVVEYEADERGFKPRISVEPAESKGYDDNAADLARSGPY; encoded by the exons atgtttattaaa GTATTCCTTACTGTTAGCATGGTTGCCTGCGTGATGGCTGAACCTCCTGTGGG AGATACATATTCACATGCCGATCACCCAGGTCAACGTTCGTTGCCAACGCAATATGGAACTCCAGCTTTTGGATCTCGCTCCTTTAATCAAGAATACTCACCGCCATCTGAAGAGTATGGTGTTCCCGGATTACGGTCCGCCCAGACATATTCAAGCACACGACTTTCCCAGAAATATGGAGCACCGAAAGAAAGGACCACACCGTCACAGAGTTATGGTGCGCCTACGGCTCGCGGTATACTGGACGCTGCACGCGACGTTTCTCGTCAGTACATACCAGCTGCACGTTCCCAAGGCTACAATTCCCAATTAATTGCTAGAAACGCCCAACAGTCATCCCAAGGATACGGTGCTCCTGAAGCTAGAATAATAAACAAGAACGTCGAAGAGCTGTCTCAGGAATATGGCGTTCCTGCTTTGAGAAGTTTGTCTGATACTTTTTCAGTGCCAGCCATACCTTCTGATTCTTACGGTGCTCCGCTGCAAAGATCTCTAGATATTCCTTCTGAGCAATATGGTGCACCTCAGAGAAGCTTTGGCAATAAGTCTCCAAGCTTCCGTTCATCTGTTTCCCAAACATATGGCGCTCCCCGCTCTAACTATGCGGCTTCTTCAAAATACAATTCATTCAATGCTCGATCTCAAAGCCACAAAATTTCGGACACATATGGTGCTCCTGCCAGATCTTTGTCCAGTCAATACGGAGCGCCAAGCAATAGTTTTAAAGCATCTTCTTACGAAAATAGCCCCTCTGAAACATACGGAGTTCCCAATGAAAGATCATTGAGCACTGAATACGGAGCACCTAGCGGTAGTTTCAACACCAATGCATTTGTTTCATCTTATGAGTCTGCTag gTCCTCTCCATCTCCCAAATATGGTGCGCCAGCGCGTGATGCGATGCCTTCTGACCAGTACGGAGTTCCAGACCTGACTTCAATTCTTTCTTCCCAAGGCTATGACTATGCACGAAATGCTCTTGATGAATTGTTAAACCAG GAGCCAGCAAACTACGATTTCGGGTACAAAGTAAACGACTTGGAAAGTGGGAGTGACTTTGGACACACGGAGACGAGGCAAGAGAACAAAGCTGAAGGCTCATACTTTGTGGTTTTGCCTGATGGATCAAAACAG gtGGTAGAATATGAAGCGGACGAGCGTGGCTTCAAGCCCAGGATCTCAGTGGAGCCAGCTGAGAGCAAGGGCTATGATGACAACGCGGCTGACCTCGCCAGATCTGGTCCCTATTAA